A genomic region of Longimicrobiales bacterium contains the following coding sequences:
- the trkA gene encoding Trk system potassium transporter TrkA, giving the protein MHRRMRGTAAMRVVVVGAGEVGYHLAQRLSEEHQDVVVIEAGPEQAEHAAQQLDVQTVVGNGASVSALEQASVREASMLLAVTSHDEVNLIACLAAKRLGVPYTVARISNPDYYETDAVLSQEHMGIDLMVNPERECARETVQLLQNPAFTEVAEFADGRVQLVGLKVREGAPVAGKSIRDLRAQFSGGYHYVTAAIVRDGKTQIPKADSTIEAGDRIYLLVPTSEIDTVPPLAGYDAFDLKRVMIAGGSTEGQYIAELLEEMHVECTLLDRDRRRCVELAEHLTRSLVLHGDATDLELLEMEGVSGSDGFIAATGNDETNLLSSLIAKEAGAVKVLSLVHKFEYLKLIPAVGVDAAISPRMSTVNAILRRIRRGRVMTVASLSGIEAEVIEFVVGGDSRIAGQALKDVDFPKEAVIGTILRDEEIILPRGEDVLRPGDDVIVFAMPEAIHHVEALFG; this is encoded by the coding sequence ATGCATCGCAGAATGCGGGGTACCGCTGCCATGAGAGTGGTCGTGGTTGGCGCTGGTGAGGTGGGATACCATCTCGCGCAGCGACTGTCCGAGGAACACCAGGACGTCGTCGTCATCGAGGCGGGCCCGGAGCAGGCCGAGCACGCGGCCCAACAACTCGACGTCCAGACCGTGGTCGGCAACGGGGCTTCCGTCTCCGCTCTCGAGCAGGCGTCAGTGCGGGAGGCCAGCATGCTGTTGGCCGTCACGAGCCATGATGAAGTGAATCTCATCGCCTGCCTCGCTGCGAAACGCCTGGGAGTCCCATACACGGTCGCACGGATCTCGAACCCGGATTACTACGAGACCGACGCAGTGCTCTCCCAAGAGCACATGGGCATCGATCTGATGGTCAATCCGGAGCGGGAGTGCGCTCGTGAGACGGTCCAACTCCTCCAGAATCCCGCGTTTACGGAAGTGGCGGAGTTCGCGGACGGCCGCGTGCAGCTAGTCGGTCTGAAGGTTAGGGAGGGAGCCCCCGTAGCCGGCAAGTCCATCCGCGATCTGCGGGCTCAGTTCTCCGGAGGCTACCACTACGTCACCGCCGCGATCGTTCGTGACGGGAAGACCCAGATCCCCAAGGCAGACTCAACCATCGAAGCCGGTGATCGTATCTACCTGCTCGTGCCGACGAGTGAAATCGATACAGTGCCGCCGCTCGCAGGCTACGACGCCTTCGACCTGAAGCGCGTGATGATCGCCGGGGGCAGCACAGAGGGGCAGTATATCGCTGAGCTACTTGAGGAGATGCACGTCGAGTGCACGCTCCTCGATCGAGACCGACGTCGATGCGTGGAACTGGCTGAACATCTGACCCGATCACTCGTCCTGCACGGGGACGCGACCGATCTGGAGTTGCTCGAAATGGAGGGCGTCAGCGGATCCGACGGATTCATCGCCGCGACTGGAAACGACGAAACCAACCTCCTGTCGAGCCTCATTGCGAAAGAGGCCGGGGCCGTAAAGGTGCTGAGCCTCGTTCACAAATTCGAGTACCTAAAGCTCATTCCTGCCGTCGGTGTGGACGCAGCGATCTCCCCCCGCATGTCCACGGTCAACGCGATTCTCCGGCGCATCCGGCGCGGCCGGGTCATGACCGTCGCCTCCCTCTCCGGTATCGAGGCCGAGGTCATCGAGTTCGTCGTCGGCGGCGACTCCCGGATCGCGGGTCAGGCTTTGAAGGATGTCGACTTTCCGAAGGAGGCCGTCATCGGGACCATCCTCCGAGACGAGGAGATCATACTCCCGCGCGGTGAGGACGTGCTGCGCCCTGGTGACGACGTCATCGTCTTCGCCATGCCAGAGGCGATCCATCACGTCGAGGCGCTCTTCGGCTAA
- a CDS encoding pseudouridine synthase, protein MADRQTPEAVRLQKYLSQAGVASRREAERMMLALRVTVNGDTVSELGVRVVPGQDEVRLDGAVVGEKTERWIAYHKSPGVLTTRSDPHGGRTIYDELPDDCGGLRYVGRLDRDAEGLILLTNQGDVAHELQHPSSEVEREYRVEVAGRVTRDTTGRLLRGVQLDDGPAKPKRIQRVKPGEVTSNLTVVLIEGRKRELRRLMAAVGHPVIRLSRERFGPIALGTLARGSYRKLSGKEISQLKRAAGML, encoded by the coding sequence ATGGCTGATCGACAAACCCCCGAGGCTGTTCGCCTGCAAAAATATCTGTCTCAGGCGGGGGTCGCTTCTCGGCGGGAGGCTGAGCGGATGATGCTCGCGCTGCGAGTTACCGTGAATGGAGACACCGTGTCCGAACTGGGTGTGCGTGTGGTGCCGGGACAGGATGAAGTCCGACTGGACGGGGCGGTGGTTGGCGAGAAAACCGAACGGTGGATCGCCTACCACAAGTCGCCGGGTGTTCTGACGACCCGCTCGGACCCCCACGGGGGCCGCACGATCTACGACGAATTGCCGGATGATTGCGGAGGACTGCGGTACGTCGGGCGCCTCGACAGGGACGCAGAGGGTCTGATCTTGCTCACAAATCAGGGCGACGTCGCCCACGAGCTCCAGCACCCGAGTTCCGAGGTAGAGCGTGAGTACCGTGTCGAGGTGGCTGGCCGCGTGACCCGTGACACCACCGGCCGTCTCTTACGAGGGGTTCAGCTTGATGACGGTCCCGCAAAGCCGAAACGGATTCAGCGGGTGAAGCCAGGTGAGGTGACGTCAAATCTGACCGTCGTGCTGATCGAGGGACGGAAGCGCGAGCTGCGCCGACTGATGGCCGCGGTTGGCCACCCGGTAATCCGCCTGAGCCGTGAGCGCTTCGGGCCGATCGCGCTCGGGACACTCGCACGCGGCTCCTACCGAAAGTTGTCCGGGAAAGAAATCAGTCAGCTTAAGCGGGCGGCCGGGATGCTCTAA
- the scpB gene encoding SMC-Scp complex subunit ScpB, producing MNVHQIVEAVLFASDAPLTADEIARADESLDEDQVEEALQYLRAEYDDAGRSFQITDLAEGYQILTRPELAPYLERFDTVPRPSRLSGPALETLSIVAYRQPIGRLEVEYIRGVGASGVMRSLVDRRLIDIVGRAEGLGRPLLYGTTTFFLEHFGFKSLEDLPRPDELPVLLRERIPLGSEEPTEKDDAQLEHGEGEGDNGAEHTRSEAADEEEPVHEAEENAIVDEVEDLEVANDLDAAGHDELRAEDSDDDETDRTPDPAGG from the coding sequence TTGAACGTTCATCAGATCGTTGAGGCCGTGCTGTTTGCCTCCGACGCACCGCTCACAGCAGATGAGATCGCCCGAGCGGATGAATCGCTCGACGAGGATCAGGTTGAGGAGGCTCTCCAGTACCTGAGGGCCGAGTATGACGATGCGGGTCGCTCGTTCCAGATCACGGATCTCGCGGAGGGCTACCAGATCCTGACCCGTCCCGAGCTCGCACCGTACCTGGAACGGTTCGACACGGTGCCGCGGCCATCACGACTGTCTGGCCCGGCCCTCGAGACCCTTTCGATCGTCGCCTATCGGCAGCCGATCGGTCGTCTAGAGGTGGAGTACATCCGGGGGGTGGGTGCATCCGGGGTCATGCGCTCCCTCGTCGATCGTCGACTCATCGACATCGTTGGCCGTGCCGAAGGGCTGGGTCGCCCCCTGCTGTATGGCACGACCACCTTCTTTCTGGAGCATTTTGGCTTCAAGTCTCTTGAAGATCTGCCGCGACCCGACGAGTTGCCGGTGTTGTTGCGTGAGCGGATTCCACTCGGGTCGGAAGAGCCGACTGAAAAGGACGATGCCCAGCTCGAGCATGGCGAGGGCGAGGGTGACAATGGAGCCGAACACACACGCAGCGAGGCTGCTGACGAGGAGGAGCCGGTCCATGAGGCCGAGGAGAATGCCATCGTTGACGAGGTCGAAGATCTGGAGGTCGCGAATGATCTAGATGCGGCAGGTCACGATGAGCTTCGTGCTGAGGACTCTGATGACGACGAGACGGATCGCACCCCAGATCCAGCGGGAGGCTGA
- a CDS encoding peptide chain release factor-like protein, with amino-acid sequence MTDERLTVSIPDDDEALLGQCRVDTFRAGGPGGQHQNATESGVRLVHMPTGVRAIARDERSQFRNRSLALKRLRARLEELNRVVKPRKPAKKPSRATKRKRLEAKRKRGDTKRLRKPPQPEE; translated from the coding sequence ATGACCGACGAACGTCTCACAGTCTCGATTCCGGACGACGACGAAGCACTGCTCGGACAGTGTCGCGTCGACACCTTCCGTGCGGGTGGCCCTGGTGGTCAACACCAGAACGCCACCGAGAGCGGCGTGCGGCTCGTTCACATGCCCACTGGTGTGCGCGCGATCGCCAGAGATGAACGCAGCCAATTCCGAAACCGATCGCTGGCGCTGAAGCGGCTCCGGGCACGTCTCGAGGAGTTGAATCGAGTGGTGAAGCCCCGCAAGCCTGCGAAGAAGCCCTCCCGGGCGACCAAGCGAAAGCGCCTTGAAGCGAAACGAAAACGCGGCGATACGAAGCGGCTTCGGAAGCCTCCACAACCGGAGGAGTGA
- a CDS encoding dihydroorotase, producing MSEKILLRGGRVVDPSQSLDANVDVLLAAGVIASVGESLDAPENAKVVDCGGLIVTPGLIDVHVHLREPGGEHKETIATGTASAAAGGFTAICAMPNTTPPIDDQATVGYVVAQGKAAGFSKVYPVGCISEGREGKRLALVGEMVDAGAVAITDDGSPVMDSGLMRLALEYSQTFNIPVADHPEDLTLTAAGHMNEGIVSARLGLTGKPNAGEDIHIVRDLLLAELTGGHIHLQHISTAHGVEAIRQAKARGVRVTAEASPHHLVLTHEAVEGYRTEAKMNPPLRRPEDVDAVRAGVADGTLDTIATDHAPHHYDEKEAAFADAPNGIVGLETAIGVIMTRVVAEGVIDLPTMVERMSCQPARAFNLPGGTLAEGGVADVTVLDPTETWTVDAKAFLSKSGNTPFGGWELTGRARMTIVDGRVVWSA from the coding sequence ATGAGCGAGAAAATTCTTCTGAGGGGCGGTCGGGTCGTTGACCCGAGCCAGTCTCTAGACGCGAACGTCGACGTCCTCCTTGCGGCCGGGGTCATCGCCTCTGTTGGTGAGAGCCTCGACGCGCCGGAAAATGCCAAGGTCGTCGATTGCGGCGGGTTGATCGTTACCCCGGGCCTGATCGACGTTCACGTTCACCTCCGTGAGCCGGGCGGTGAGCACAAGGAGACGATCGCAACGGGTACGGCTTCAGCCGCGGCCGGTGGGTTTACGGCGATTTGCGCGATGCCGAACACGACTCCTCCCATCGATGACCAGGCGACGGTTGGCTATGTCGTGGCTCAGGGAAAAGCCGCCGGGTTCAGCAAGGTCTATCCGGTCGGATGTATCTCGGAGGGGCGGGAAGGCAAGCGACTGGCTCTTGTCGGAGAGATGGTCGACGCCGGAGCCGTCGCGATAACAGATGATGGAAGCCCGGTCATGGACTCCGGGCTGATGCGGCTGGCACTGGAGTATTCACAGACATTCAACATACCGGTGGCGGATCACCCCGAGGACCTGACGCTGACCGCGGCGGGTCATATGAACGAGGGCATCGTTTCGGCTCGCCTTGGCCTGACCGGTAAGCCAAACGCAGGTGAAGACATCCATATCGTCCGCGATCTGCTGCTCGCGGAACTCACAGGTGGGCACATCCACCTTCAGCACATCTCGACCGCGCATGGAGTGGAGGCAATTCGCCAGGCGAAGGCCCGTGGTGTTCGGGTAACGGCGGAAGCTTCACCCCACCATCTGGTTTTGACACACGAAGCGGTCGAGGGATACAGGACCGAAGCGAAGATGAACCCACCGCTGCGTAGGCCGGAGGACGTCGACGCAGTTCGCGCCGGTGTGGCGGACGGAACACTCGATACGATCGCGACGGACCACGCGCCCCATCATTACGACGAAAAAGAGGCTGCCTTCGCAGACGCACCGAACGGTATAGTCGGTTTGGAGACGGCGATTGGGGTCATCATGACTCGCGTGGTCGCGGAGGGCGTCATCGACCTGCCGACAATGGTGGAGCGCATGAGTTGTCAGCCGGCGCGGGCCTTCAATCTCCCCGGTGGCACGCTCGCAGAAGGTGGGGTGGCCGATGTGACAGTACTCGACCCGACGGAAACCTGGACCGTCGATGCCAAAGCCTTCCTGTCGAAGAGCGGTAATACGCCGTTCGGCGGTTGGGAACTGACGGGTCGCGCACGTATGACGATCGTCGATGGACGGGTGGTCTGGTCGGCGTGA
- the rpsT gene encoding 30S ribosomal protein S20 produces the protein MPNIKSAKKRMVLSAAARTKNRAERSRIRNAIKQVRAAESAADGAKLLIAAVALLDRAGTRRLFHPNRIARIKGQLARHVNALA, from the coding sequence ATGCCGAACATCAAAAGTGCAAAGAAGCGGATGGTCCTGAGTGCTGCTGCCCGTACGAAGAATCGGGCAGAGCGTTCGCGTATCCGTAATGCGATCAAACAGGTACGAGCCGCTGAGAGTGCCGCCGATGGCGCGAAGCTTCTCATCGCTGCGGTTGCCCTGCTGGACCGTGCGGGGACACGCCGTCTGTTCCATCCGAACCGGATCGCCCGGATCAAGGGGCAGCTCGCGCGGCACGTGAACGCCTTGGCCTGA
- a CDS encoding aspartate carbamoyltransferase catalytic subunit has translation MSETVAPFGKDLIGLEDLTAEQILSILDTAEPFKEISERRIKKVPVLRGKTIVNLFFEASTRTRVSFEFAEKRLSADTVNISSSGSSVTKGETLVDTARNLEAMRIDMVVMRHGSSGAARFLADRIPSNVINAGDGAHEHPTQGLLDLLTIRDHRGRLDGLKVCIVGDILHSRVARSNIYGLRTLGAEVGICGPQTLLPPAVADLGVTVFPHIEEAIQWADVLNVLRLQLERMEAGYVPSLREYNRIWGVSTARLEAAPKDLLILHPGPMNRGVEIDSDVADGPQQVILNQVTNGVAIRMAVLYLLAGGRPEKAEAAKRGGES, from the coding sequence GTGAGCGAGACCGTGGCACCTTTCGGGAAAGATCTGATCGGGCTCGAGGATCTGACGGCAGAGCAGATTCTCTCGATCCTCGACACCGCGGAGCCGTTCAAGGAAATATCGGAGCGCAGGATCAAGAAGGTGCCAGTCCTGCGCGGCAAGACGATCGTTAACCTCTTCTTCGAGGCGTCGACGCGTACCCGCGTCTCATTCGAGTTCGCTGAGAAAAGATTGAGTGCCGACACGGTCAATATCTCTTCGTCCGGCTCCTCAGTGACGAAAGGCGAGACGCTGGTCGACACCGCCCGGAACCTCGAGGCGATGCGCATCGACATGGTCGTGATGCGGCATGGCTCTTCCGGCGCCGCACGCTTTTTGGCGGATCGGATCCCATCCAATGTCATCAACGCTGGGGATGGGGCTCATGAGCACCCGACACAGGGACTTCTCGACCTGCTCACGATCCGTGACCACCGGGGCCGACTCGATGGCCTCAAGGTGTGCATCGTCGGCGACATCCTGCATTCAAGAGTCGCACGATCGAACATATATGGGCTCAGGACTCTCGGCGCTGAGGTCGGGATCTGTGGGCCACAAACGCTCCTGCCTCCGGCCGTGGCGGATCTGGGAGTTACGGTGTTTCCTCACATCGAAGAGGCGATTCAGTGGGCTGACGTGCTAAACGTCCTCCGGCTTCAGTTGGAGCGGATGGAAGCGGGCTATGTGCCGAGTCTGCGTGAATACAACCGGATCTGGGGGGTCTCGACGGCTCGACTCGAGGCCGCACCGAAGGATCTGCTCATTTTGCACCCGGGACCAATGAACCGCGGGGTCGAGATCGACTCGGACGTCGCGGATGGCCCGCAACAAGTGATTCTGAATCAGGTGACAAACGGCGTGGCGATTCGTATGGCAGTTCTGTATCTGCTCGCAGGTGGACGGCCTGAGAAGGCCGAGGCCGCGAAGAGGGGAGGTGAATCATGA
- the pyrR gene encoding bifunctional pyr operon transcriptional regulator/uracil phosphoribosyltransferase PyrR, which translates to MPEQSRIPVMSESDVRRAVARMAREIVERNGGTDGLVLMGIHRRGTHIAALIQQEIEQAEGVALDTGSLDITLYRDDLEVIGPRPVIGGTELPTGGIDDRCIVIIDDVAYTGRTARAALNELHDWGRPSQILLCVLVDRGGRELPIHPDITGREVQVHPGQRAEVLVPELDGRLGVEIVQAKTEAL; encoded by the coding sequence ATGCCTGAACAGAGCCGCATCCCCGTGATGAGTGAGTCCGACGTGCGTCGGGCCGTAGCTCGAATGGCCCGAGAGATCGTGGAGCGCAATGGGGGGACAGATGGACTTGTCCTTATGGGGATTCATCGTCGCGGCACACACATCGCGGCTTTGATTCAGCAGGAAATCGAGCAAGCAGAGGGTGTCGCCCTCGATACCGGATCTCTGGACATTACGCTGTACCGAGACGACCTGGAGGTGATCGGTCCGCGACCGGTGATCGGAGGCACGGAACTCCCAACCGGGGGGATCGACGACCGATGCATCGTCATCATCGATGACGTCGCTTATACCGGGCGTACGGCCCGAGCGGCGTTGAACGAACTCCACGACTGGGGGCGTCCGAGTCAGATTCTCCTCTGCGTGCTGGTCGATCGCGGCGGGCGGGAACTTCCGATTCACCCCGACATCACCGGCCGCGAGGTTCAGGTTCATCCCGGCCAGCGGGCAGAGGTGCTCGTTCCGGAGCTGGATGGGCGACTTGGAGTCGAGATTGTGCAGGCGAAAACGGAGGCTTTGTGA
- a CDS encoding segregation/condensation protein A — MDLTVAEGAPDREGFFLVELDRFQGPLDLLLHLIRTQDIDIFDIPISRITDQFLGAINKLEAHDLDSAGELLEMAAALIHIKAQMLLPRPIEDEDADPRAELVRRLLEYEQIREISERLRAAEADRGRRRGKGYAPARPRRPINEIPLETTWDEVFAAALKVEMPVPYQREHRVTTRTVTMEEKSVLILESLKSSTRVEFSRLLEGFKDRSHGVMTFLAGLELTRRRILFLRQTRPFSELWIYRREEGDEVQVEAGQEGKQDEQEYVPTAEPVNDEGADV, encoded by the coding sequence GTGGATCTGACCGTCGCCGAGGGTGCTCCAGATCGCGAGGGGTTTTTCCTGGTCGAGCTCGACCGGTTCCAGGGACCGCTCGACCTCCTTCTACATCTGATTCGCACGCAGGATATCGACATCTTCGATATCCCGATCTCGCGGATCACGGATCAATTTCTCGGGGCTATCAATAAGCTCGAAGCCCATGATCTGGACTCGGCAGGCGAGCTCCTCGAGATGGCCGCTGCCCTGATCCACATCAAGGCGCAAATGCTCCTCCCTCGCCCCATCGAGGACGAGGACGCCGATCCTCGGGCTGAACTGGTGCGTCGGTTGCTCGAGTATGAACAGATTCGAGAAATCTCGGAGCGGCTCAGGGCGGCTGAGGCCGATCGGGGCCGAAGGCGAGGGAAAGGATACGCTCCGGCGCGCCCTCGTCGACCGATCAATGAAATCCCTCTAGAAACCACGTGGGATGAAGTGTTCGCCGCGGCGCTAAAGGTCGAAATGCCTGTGCCGTACCAGCGGGAGCACAGGGTGACGACACGGACAGTCACCATGGAGGAGAAATCGGTCCTTATTCTCGAATCCTTGAAGAGCTCCACACGCGTCGAGTTCAGTCGCCTGTTGGAAGGGTTCAAGGATCGATCTCATGGCGTCATGACCTTCCTTGCCGGATTGGAGCTAACGCGGCGCCGGATCCTCTTTCTTCGCCAGACACGGCCGTTCTCCGAGCTCTGGATCTATCGACGAGAAGAAGGTGACGAGGTGCAAGTGGAGGCCGGTCAGGAAGGGAAGCAGGACGAGCAGGAATACGTACCCACAGCCGAACCAGTGAATGACGAAGGAGCCGACGTTTGA
- a CDS encoding TrkH family potassium uptake protein, giving the protein MSLRKVANVVGLLQVFIALSLVLTGLVALAYGDGDATAFFQSAGITFLVGGGVYMLTRFEGDVTVREGFAIVTMAWTATAVFGGLPYLFSGVLDDPVAAVFEAMSGFTTTGATVFADIESLPHGVLLWRSLTHWIGGMGIIVLVIAVLPYLGVGGMQLFRAEVPGPTPERLRPRIAQTAELLWLVYFGLTALLALLYLLGGMGPFDAINHSFSTMATGGFSTRNTSMAQMSPFIQWVTIVFMYLAGVNYALHFRAATGRLAYLKDAEWRFFTMILLVAAAVVTVLNLASGSGSGVESSIRDGLFQVMAITTTTGYVSADYAQWVPGARMLLFALFFVGGMAGSTSGGIKALRVLLLLKQTGNELRKHLHPRAVFVTRIGTKPVREEVATKVVAFVILYLLLCLAGAMALAMTGIDPLTAIGGSIASVGNVGPAFAELGPTNNYGWISSPGLAVLTFLMLVGRLEIYTVLLLFHPELWKGRRSFH; this is encoded by the coding sequence ATGTCACTCCGGAAGGTCGCCAACGTCGTCGGGCTGCTGCAGGTATTCATCGCCCTCTCACTCGTCCTCACGGGGTTGGTCGCCCTCGCGTACGGTGACGGAGACGCGACCGCCTTCTTTCAGTCGGCCGGGATCACATTCCTCGTTGGGGGGGGCGTCTACATGCTCACCCGCTTCGAGGGCGACGTCACCGTCCGAGAGGGCTTTGCCATCGTCACAATGGCCTGGACAGCAACAGCGGTCTTCGGAGGGCTCCCCTACCTGTTCTCCGGTGTCCTGGACGATCCGGTCGCAGCCGTCTTCGAAGCGATGTCCGGGTTCACGACGACGGGCGCCACCGTCTTCGCCGACATCGAGTCCCTGCCCCACGGGGTGCTTCTGTGGCGTTCCCTGACGCACTGGATCGGCGGCATGGGCATCATCGTGCTCGTGATCGCGGTCCTGCCCTACCTCGGCGTCGGAGGCATGCAGCTCTTTCGGGCAGAGGTCCCGGGGCCGACCCCAGAACGCCTACGACCCCGAATTGCCCAGACAGCCGAGCTTCTATGGCTCGTATACTTCGGTCTGACAGCGTTGCTAGCGCTGCTATATCTGCTGGGCGGCATGGGGCCATTCGATGCGATCAACCACAGCTTCTCGACCATGGCCACGGGGGGATTCAGTACCCGCAACACGTCCATGGCCCAGATGTCGCCGTTCATCCAGTGGGTCACGATCGTGTTCATGTACTTAGCCGGCGTGAACTACGCGCTCCACTTCCGAGCAGCGACCGGGCGACTCGCGTACCTGAAGGACGCGGAATGGCGCTTCTTCACGATGATCCTGCTCGTGGCTGCTGCGGTGGTCACCGTACTCAACCTCGCGAGCGGCTCGGGCTCCGGCGTCGAGTCGTCCATTCGTGACGGCCTCTTTCAGGTCATGGCCATCACCACGACCACGGGCTACGTCAGCGCCGACTACGCACAGTGGGTGCCTGGTGCGCGCATGCTTCTGTTCGCTCTCTTCTTCGTTGGCGGAATGGCCGGCAGTACCAGTGGTGGGATCAAGGCGCTACGTGTGCTCCTGCTCCTCAAGCAGACGGGTAATGAGCTTCGAAAACACCTGCATCCCCGGGCGGTCTTCGTAACGCGCATCGGCACGAAGCCAGTCCGGGAGGAGGTCGCGACAAAGGTCGTCGCCTTCGTGATCCTCTACCTCCTGCTCTGCCTGGCCGGAGCGATGGCCTTGGCAATGACCGGAATCGACCCATTGACCGCGATCGGAGGCAGTATCGCTTCGGTGGGAAACGTCGGTCCTGCTTTCGCAGAATTGGGCCCGACCAACAACTATGGGTGGATATCTTCGCCGGGCCTCGCGGTACTGACGTTCCTGATGCTCGTGGGCCGGCTCGAGATCTATACGGTCCTGTTGCTGTTCCACCCCGAATTGTGGAAGGGTCGCCGCTCTTTCCATTAG
- a CDS encoding site-2 protease family protein: MDALILIPVLMFSIVVHEVAHAWQARREGDNTAHDLGRITFNPIPHLDLFGSVIVPAMLYASGTGFLFGWAKPVPVNPANYREYVAGDIRVSMAGIVSNLILAAISTVLLAIVVKADAMTSGGEMVLNPLRQGLEWSLLINLVLAFFNLLPIPPLDGSHVLAHLLPSGLATKYRNFGQYGILALIGIMYLGRYTGFDLFSIVLWPVYFFVDIAYWFIRLWI; this comes from the coding sequence ATGGACGCACTTATCCTGATTCCGGTTCTGATGTTTTCCATCGTCGTGCACGAGGTCGCCCATGCGTGGCAGGCCCGGCGCGAGGGGGACAACACTGCCCATGATCTCGGACGAATTACCTTCAATCCGATCCCTCACCTCGATCTGTTCGGATCGGTCATTGTGCCCGCCATGCTGTACGCCTCCGGCACGGGGTTCCTGTTCGGGTGGGCGAAGCCGGTGCCGGTGAATCCGGCTAACTATCGTGAGTACGTCGCGGGTGACATTCGCGTGTCGATGGCCGGGATCGTTTCGAATCTGATCCTCGCGGCGATCTCGACGGTTCTGCTCGCGATCGTCGTGAAAGCAGATGCGATGACGAGCGGTGGTGAGATGGTCCTCAACCCGCTTCGCCAGGGGCTCGAGTGGTCGCTACTCATCAACCTGGTGCTGGCGTTCTTCAACCTGCTGCCCATTCCGCCTCTCGACGGCTCGCATGTTCTGGCGCATCTGCTGCCATCAGGACTCGCGACGAAATATCGAAACTTCGGACAGTACGGAATTCTGGCGCTGATCGGCATCATGTATCTGGGCCGATACACTGGCTTTGATCTGTTTTCCATTGTTCTGTGGCCCGTGTACTTCTTCGTCGACATCGCTTACTGGTTCATACGCTTGTGGATCTGA